One genomic window of Melitaea cinxia chromosome 10, ilMelCinx1.1, whole genome shotgun sequence includes the following:
- the LOC123656955 gene encoding glucose-induced degradation protein 4 homolog: MPVKVDITPPPPANSKQPGVTKSLLYNGSKFQGHQKSKGNSYEVEVVLQHVDEENSYLCGYLKIKGLTEEFPTLTTFFDGEIISAKYPFLTRKWDADEDVDRKHWSKFDLFVPYLKTFNSDSFDYDSLEKADYVFMRWKEHFLVPDHTIKDINGASFAGFYYICFHKSAATIEGYYYHRSSEWFQSLTLSHVQEHSIQIYEFR; the protein is encoded by the exons ATGCCCGTTAAAGTTGATATTACTCCGCCACCGCCAGCTAATTCAAAACAGCCTGGCGTGACGAAGTCTCTTCTTTACAACGGCTCGAAATTTCAAGGGCATCAAAAGTCCAAAGGAAATTCATACGAAGTAGAAGTAGTATTGCAG cATGTTGATGAAGAAAATTCTTACCTTTGTggatatctaaaaataaaaggcTTAACAGAAGAGTTTCCAACACTCACGACATTTTTTGATGGCGAAATTATATCGGCAAAATATCCTTTCTTAACAAGGAAATGGGATGCTGATGAAGATGTGGATAGAAAACACTGG AGCAAGTTTGATCTATTTGTaccatatttaaaaacattcaaCTCCGACTCATTCGATTATGACTCTCTTGAAAAGGCTGATTACGTATTTATGAGATGGAAGGAGCACTTTTTAGTGCCAGATCAtacaataaaagatataaacGGTGCTTCTTTTGCTGGGTTCTATTATATATGTTTCCATAAATCGGCAGCTACCATAGAAGGCTATTATTACCATAGGAGCTCTGAATG GTTTCAATCGTTGACTCTGAGCCATGTTCAGGAACACAGCATTCAAATTTATGAATTCAGATGA
- the LOC123656940 gene encoding serine/threonine-protein kinase N, with translation MADPGYYHSDYIRHPVLYELGVKYGIKTECIPEIALPSKLEELKDVIRREIRKELKIKEGAEKLREVATDRKSLSDVANIVKMANIKLNELKSDLQELESQLLLSRGQSTPTSPEDLSYDEEIILASEAAQQQRQLGEGTTDRKLASLEKQLNIELKVKQGAENMIQSISSSNQSRDKKLLAEAHQMLADSKNKIEYLKLRISKLSKQQKGDNANGDGRATDMSGIDSLLDERIAEIRNRLRIEAAVVEGSKNAIRLLQSDKKITDKKALHEAQTSLLESTQKLDLLRKSLDMRRQELPTESAAFIELGHELRSTGSSPGYVSLSGASGQRSLFVSPAPMISPCVQVTGTLEVRLMGCQDLLEDVPGRARRDPLASPSDLKSFVKGVTIRNSMKYTYSIKEDTSNEIMAVMKLDNHTVAQTSWRPCSQQAWDQRFTIKLDKSRELEIGIHWKDWRGLCAVKFLRLEEFIDDIRHGMALELEPQGLLFAEIKFLNPIISRKPKLQRQRKIFKQQGKNIPRPSYGDMHIPAVVLGRLLKRSSPSIQNIQSAHIQSQQHNFEPEKDVENPHATLVGMAGVRPLGLPSTPTTPQVPIVPPPKPTLPLQPPPNVSTLRMEKELQEAFAFLEDSYNRDSYIAREPQGTSSCNTPLVEYPPSPSPKLVLEYPSNEDQIVEITSNMRISSSRSSSVIETLGKELDSRRQSGEMSMDNFRLLSVLGRGHFGKVILAQYRPTNEYFAIKALKKGDIIARDEVDSLLSEKRIFEVANAIRHPFLVNLFACFQTEQHVCFVMEYAAGGDLMMHIHADVFTEPRAVFYAACVVLGLQYLHENNIIYRDLKLDNLLLDTEGYVKIADFGLCKEGMGWGDRTGTFCGTPEFLAPEVLTETSYTRAVDWWGLGVLIFEMLVGESPFPGEDEGEVFDSIVNDEVRYPRTLSLESIALMRRLLRKNPERRLGSSERDAEDVKKQAFFRNVDWEQLLLRKVKPPFVPTINNLEDVSNFDSEFTSETAVLTPPKEPRPLSNADHKLFSDFTYMADWC, from the exons ATGGCAGACCCAGGTTATTATCACAGTGATTACATTCGACACCCTGTCCTCTATGAGCTCGGCGTCAAGTATGGAATTAAAACGGAATGTATTCCAGAAATAGCATTGCCGTCTAAGTTGGAAGAGCTCAAGGATGTCATACGTAGAGAGATACGTAAAGAACTCAAAATAAAGGAAGGTGCCGAAAAGCTACGTGAAGTTGCCACTGATCGAAAATCGCTGTCAGATGTAGCGAATATTGTGAAGATGGCGAATATAAAACTGAACGAGTTAAAATCTGATTTGCAAGAACTAGAATCGCAGCTTCTTTTGTCACGCGGTCAATCAACTCCTACTTCGCCAGAAGATTTATCCTACGATGAAGAAATTATTTTGGCTTCAGAAGCCGCTCAACAACAACGTCAGCTGGGTGAGGGGACGACAGATCGAAAGTTGGCTTCATTGGAAAAACAGCTGAATATTGAATTGAAAGTAAAGCAGGGCGCTGAGAATATGATTCAAAGCATAAGTAGTAGTAACCAGTCTCGGGACAAAAAATTACTTGCTGAAGCACACCAAATGCTTGCAGATTcaaagaataaaatagaatatcTTAAGTTACGTATCTCTAAACTAAGCAAACAACAAAAAGGTGATAACGCAAATGGTGATGGCAGGGCTACAGATATGAGTGGTATAGATTCCTTGCTCGATGAAAGGATTGCCGAAATCAGAAACCGTCTTCGCATAGAAGCAGCTGTGGTGGAAGGCTCTAAGAATGCCATAAGACTCTTACAGAGTGATAAGAAAATAACAGACAAAAAAGCACTCCATGAAGCTCAAACAAGTCTTCTTGAGTCAACACAGAAATTAGATTTGCTACGAAAGTCTTTAGACATGCGTAGACAAGAACTACCAACTGAAAGTGCTGCGTTTATAGAATTAGGCCATGAGTTGCGTAGCACTGGATCCAGTCCTGGCTATGTTAGTCTATCTGGGGCAAGTGGGCAGCGCAGCCTGTTTGTATCCCCTGCTCCTATGATCAGTCCCTGTGTACAAGTCACGGGAACACTTGAAGTTAGACTGATGGGATGTCAAGATCTTTTAGAAGATGTGCCGGGCCGCGCTCGTAGAGATCCCCTTGCTAGCCCATCAGATTTGAAATCATTTGTTAAAGGAGTAACGATTCGTAACTCAATGAAATATACATACAGCATTAAAGAGGATACTAGTAATGAAATTATGGCTGTCATGAAGTTGGACAACCACACTGTAGCTCAAACTAGTTGGAGGCCTTGCTCTCAGCAGGCCTGGGAtcaaag atttacaattaaattggaTAAATCCAGAGAACTAGAGATTGGTATCCATTGGAAAGATTGGCGTGGACTATGCGCTGTAAAATTTTTGAGACTGGAAGAATTTATTGATGATATTCGACATGGCATGGCACTAGAACTTGAACCACAGGGTCTATTATTTGCAGAAATAAAGTTTTTGAATCCCATAATTTCTAGAAAACCTAAATTACAACGACAAAGAAAGATCTTTAAACAACAAGGCAAAAATATTCCTAGACCTTCATATGGTGATATGCATATACCTGCTGTTGTTCTTGGAAGGCTTTTAAAACGCTCTTCACCATCAATTCAAAATATACAAAGTGCCCATATACAAAGTCAACAGCATAATTTTGAACCTGAGAAAGATGTTGAAAATCCCCATGCAACTCTTGTTGGAATGGCCGGTGTCAGACCCTTGGGTTTGCCATCTACTCCTACTACCCCACAGGTGCCTATTGTACCCCCACCAAAACCAACTTTGCCATTACAACCACCACCTAATGTATCCACTCTTAGAATGGAAAAGGAGTTACAAGAAGCATTTGCATTTTTAGAAGATTCTTATAATAGAGATAGTTATATTGCCAGGGAACCGCAGGGGACCTCATCATGCAATACTCCACTAGTAGAGTACCCACCATCTCCATCGCCTAAATTAGTTCTTGAATATCCAAGTAATGAAGACCAGATAGTTGAAATTACAAGTAATATGCGTATATCTTCATCACGTTCTTCTTCAGTAATAGAAACATTAGGGAAAGAGTTAGACTCAAGGCGGCAGTCGGGTGAAATGTCAATGGATAACTTCAGATTATTGAGTGTTTTAGGTCGTGGACATTTTGGCAAAGTTATTTTAGCCCAATATAGACCCACAAATGAATATTTTGCGATAAAAGCTTTAAAGAAAGGCGATATTATTGCCAGAGATGAAGTTGACTCATTATTGTCTGAAAAGCGTATATTTGAGGTAGCTAATGCAATCAGACATCCATTTTTGGTGAATCTATTTGCATGCTTTCAAACTGAACAACATGTTTGTTTTGTTATGGAATATGCAGCTGGAGGTGATCTAATGATGCACATACATGCCGATGTGTTTACTGAACCAAGGGCAGTATTTTATGCAGCTTGTGTAGTATTAGGATTACAGTATttacatgaaaataatataatttatagggATTTAAAATTAGATAACTTGTTACTTGACACCGAAGGATATGTTAAAATAGCTGATTTTGGCCTTTGCAAAGAAGGTATGGGTTGGGGAGATCGCACTGGAACATTCTGTGGCACACCAGAGTTCTTAGCCCCTGAAGTCTTAACAGAAACATCATATACTAGAGCAGTAGACTGGTGGGGCCTAGgtgttttaatatttgaaatgttaGTTGGAGAATCTCCATTCCCTGGTGAAGATGAAGGTGAAGTATTTGATTCTATTGTAAATGATGAAGTTCGTTATCCTAGAACTTTATCATTAGAATCTATTGCATTGATGCGTCGCTTGCTTAGAAAAAATCCTGAAAGACGTTTAGGCTCTTCAGAAAGAGATGCTGAGGATGTTAAAAAACAGGCATTTTTCCGAAATGTTGACTGGGAACAATTGCTCCTTCGAAAAGTAAAACCACCGTTTGTGCCAACAATTAATAATCTTGAAGATGTCAGCAACTTTGATAGCGAGTTTACATCTGAAACAGCAGTTCTCACACCACCAAAAGAGCCTCGCCCTCTCAGTAATGCAGACCACAAACTTTTTTCAGACTTTACATACATGGCAGATTGGTGCTAA